A section of the bacterium genome encodes:
- a CDS encoding dihydrodipicolinate synthase family protein, translating to MRGVFAIPPTPFTSRGDLDEPGLRSTLRFCLRAQVHGIVTPVNASEFTSLSDDERKRVVEIAVDEVGRTVPLVAGVAGTCLEHAVMLTRHAREIGADAVIAMPPYACKAAPGEITAYYRAIAAEAGRPVWIQNHIPPIGTTMSPQFVAGLVEEIEWVDYIKEESWPPGHYITATRARCGPKLKGIMGGMAGRYLLDEVRRGSCGTMPACEIADLHVALWQKIEAQDWRGARQLFNAILPLLNMEFMYGVSVYKEVLRRRGVITSTYIRGAGHSALDECDHKELDAILEDLTPLFKV from the coding sequence GCCATCCCGCCAACTCCGTTTACGTCCCGTGGCGATCTGGACGAGCCGGGGCTGCGGAGCACCCTCCGGTTCTGCCTCAGGGCACAGGTCCACGGTATCGTCACCCCCGTCAACGCCAGCGAGTTTACCAGCCTGAGCGACGATGAGCGTAAGCGGGTTGTGGAGATCGCCGTCGATGAGGTGGGCAGGACCGTGCCCCTCGTCGCGGGGGTCGCCGGCACGTGCCTCGAGCACGCGGTCATGTTGACGCGACATGCTCGCGAGATCGGCGCAGATGCCGTGATCGCCATGCCGCCCTATGCGTGCAAGGCCGCTCCCGGCGAGATCACGGCCTACTACCGCGCGATCGCCGCCGAGGCCGGGCGTCCCGTCTGGATCCAGAACCACATCCCGCCGATCGGGACGACCATGTCGCCGCAGTTCGTGGCCGGCCTGGTCGAGGAGATCGAGTGGGTGGATTACATCAAGGAGGAAAGCTGGCCTCCCGGGCACTACATCACGGCCACGCGCGCGCGGTGCGGCCCGAAACTCAAGGGCATCATGGGCGGGATGGCGGGCCGGTATCTCCTCGACGAGGTCCGACGCGGATCCTGCGGGACCATGCCGGCCTGCGAGATCGCCGATCTCCACGTCGCGCTGTGGCAGAAGATCGAGGCCCAGGACTGGCGAGGCGCGCGCCAGCTGTTCAATGCGATCCTCCCCTTGCTCAATATGGAGTTCATGTACGGGGTCAGCGTCTACAAAGAGGTCCTGAGGCGGCGCGGGGTGATCACCAGCACCTACATTCGGGGGGCGGGCCATTCCGCGCTTGACGAGTGTGACCACAAGGAGCTCGATGCCATCCTGGAGGATCTGACGCCGCTCTTCAAAGTCTAG